The following coding sequences are from one Saccopteryx bilineata isolate mSacBil1 chromosome 3, mSacBil1_pri_phased_curated, whole genome shotgun sequence window:
- the PRRG2 gene encoding transmembrane gamma-carboxyglutamic acid protein 2 isoform X1, producing the protein MRSRGHPSLLLLYLGLTTCLDTSPSGEQDQEVFLDSPEAQKFLGSRRRIPRANHWDLELFTPGNLERECIQEKCSWEEAREYFEDNTQTERFWETYTYNGKAGRGRVDVASLVVGLTSAILLIVLAGLGVFWYLHWRRGRGQQLSPQEAELVSPLSPLSSPGPATTPTPLLPPQPPGLPTYEQALAASGVHDAPPPPYTSLRRPR; encoded by the exons ATGAGGAGCAGGGGCCACCCCTCTCTGCTGCTGCTATACCTGGGGTTGACTACCTGCCTGGACACCTCACCCAGTGGGGAGCAAGACCAAG AAGTCTTCCTGGACTCCCCAGAGGCACAGAAGTTCCTGGGAAGCCGCAGACGAATTCCTCGAGCCAATCACTGGGACCTGGAGCTGTTCACACCAGGGAACCTGGAAAGGGAATGTATCCAGGAGAAGTGTTCCTGGGAAGAGGCCCGGGAGTACTTTGAGGACAATACTCAGACA GAGCGCTTTTGGGAGACATATACCTACAATGGCAAAGCAG GGCGTGGACGAGTGGATGTAGCAAGCCTGGTTGTGGGGCTGACATCTGCCATCCTGCTCATTGTGCTGGCCGGCCTGGGAGTTTTTTGGTATCTACACTGGCGACGAGGCCGAGGCCAGCAGCTCAGTCCACAAGA GGCCGAGCTCGTCAGCCCTCTGAGTCCCCTGAGCTCTCCGGGCCCTGCTACCACCCCAACGCCTCTGCTgccaccccaacccccaggcctcCCCACCTATGAACAGGCTTTAGCGGCCTCTGGAGTGCACGATGCACCTCCTCCTCCCTACACCAG CCTCCGGAGGCCTCGCTGA
- the PRRG2 gene encoding transmembrane gamma-carboxyglutamic acid protein 2 isoform X2 codes for MRSRGHPSLLLLYLGLTTCLDTSPSGEQDQVFLDSPEAQKFLGSRRRIPRANHWDLELFTPGNLERECIQEKCSWEEAREYFEDNTQTERFWETYTYNGKAGRGRVDVASLVVGLTSAILLIVLAGLGVFWYLHWRRGRGQQLSPQEAELVSPLSPLSSPGPATTPTPLLPPQPPGLPTYEQALAASGVHDAPPPPYTSLRRPR; via the exons ATGAGGAGCAGGGGCCACCCCTCTCTGCTGCTGCTATACCTGGGGTTGACTACCTGCCTGGACACCTCACCCAGTGGGGAGCAAGACCAAG TCTTCCTGGACTCCCCAGAGGCACAGAAGTTCCTGGGAAGCCGCAGACGAATTCCTCGAGCCAATCACTGGGACCTGGAGCTGTTCACACCAGGGAACCTGGAAAGGGAATGTATCCAGGAGAAGTGTTCCTGGGAAGAGGCCCGGGAGTACTTTGAGGACAATACTCAGACA GAGCGCTTTTGGGAGACATATACCTACAATGGCAAAGCAG GGCGTGGACGAGTGGATGTAGCAAGCCTGGTTGTGGGGCTGACATCTGCCATCCTGCTCATTGTGCTGGCCGGCCTGGGAGTTTTTTGGTATCTACACTGGCGACGAGGCCGAGGCCAGCAGCTCAGTCCACAAGA GGCCGAGCTCGTCAGCCCTCTGAGTCCCCTGAGCTCTCCGGGCCCTGCTACCACCCCAACGCCTCTGCTgccaccccaacccccaggcctcCCCACCTATGAACAGGCTTTAGCGGCCTCTGGAGTGCACGATGCACCTCCTCCTCCCTACACCAG CCTCCGGAGGCCTCGCTGA